The following nucleotide sequence is from Anaerohalosphaeraceae bacterium.
CATACTCCCGACGAGCCTCCGGATTCGACTCCAGCAGGGCCGCCAGGGCGGATTCCTGTTCCTCCGTCGCCATCCCGTAAAGGCTGGCGAGCATCCAGTCATAAAAATCATTCGGCAGAGAAGTCATTGTGCCGCCTCCTCGGCAAGTGTCTGCTTAATGCACTGAAGCAGATTCCGATGAATTCGAACCAGTGCATAATAAGTAGCCCGGGTTGACTTGGAAATATGAGCGCCGATGTTCTCCAGCGTTAAGTCTTTTTCATAACGAAGTTTCAGAATGTACCGATCCATCTGGGCCAGTTTGTCGATGCACCGCTTCATCGCCCCCATTCGTCGGTCCATCTCCGGCAACGCCCGAGTAACCTCCTGTTCGAGTGATTCCGCAAGGGCTTCACTTAAACAGAGTTTCCTGCTCTTTTTTTTCTTAAAATAAGAAAGAATCTGATACCGGGCAATCGTTAAAGCCCAGGCCACAAAATCCATCCCGGGTGTAAACGAAGAGAATTTGCGCCACATCACAGCAGATGCTTCCTGCATAATGTCATCGGCGTCCGCCGCATTTGGGACAAATGACAGAATGTAAGCGTAAATCCGCTTATCATTCAGCATCAGCAGACGTAGAAACTGTTCCTGGCTATGTTCTTTTTCTTCCGGCATCGTCATCTTTAAATATTTATCCTGAATCCCTCTTTTTTTACGAAAAAAACATCACTCGAAAACATTTTTTTAAATTGCTAAAATTTATGCGATATAATGGCCCAATAATATCCTGATATTTCTCCAAAAAATCTCATCCCTTTCATTTTAATGATAAAATAGGCAATGATTTGCCTGACTGTTGCCTTGACTTCATCGGAGAATATTGGTAAAATGAAGTCTGGAATTTGAGGAAAAAATGAAAGTCCCGGCTGATGCAAAAATCCTGGTTCTCGACAGTATAAATCGGCTTTCAGGCGGACCGTCTGGTTTGACCGGCATAGAATCAAAGGAGACCTGCGCCAATATTTACGAGGCCGTTCAGATTCTTTGCGCTTGCCCTGAAGAAAAACTTGTTCTGTTTATTGCTTCGGCTGGAGAATTAGCAAAAGAAAGCAGCTTCTTTACGTCCTTCCTTCGCCGCCGCCCCCACATTCGCTGCATTGCCGTTTTTGCCGACAATCAGGACTGCCCGCTGTCGCTCCAGCAGGCTGTCTGGGAAGGGCTCATCGTGCCCTGTCCGCCGAGTATTCCCGCAGCAGAAGCGGTCCGCTGGCTCCTCGAAAAACACCGGAAACCCCTTTCGAATGAAAGCAAAAGGATGCCGACGGAGCCGGATGCCGTTCGAATCAGTCCGGAAGAACTGCAGGCCCTCTTCAGCCCGGAATAGACATGGAAAAACGACCGAAAAAAATCCTGTTCATCGGGTCTTCCCAAAAAGCCCTGATCGATCCGGAGCATCTGAATGAAATGAGCGTCTGCGAATCGGTTCTGGGGGGAATAGAACAAATCCAGTCCATGTCGTTTGATACGATTGCCGTGCTCCTGTCCGACATTCCGGGACATCCGGAACAGGCCTTGCGTGCCCTTCGAAAAGGCAGTCCCCACTCGCGCATTCTTCTTCTGGCCCAGATGCTCGAAGAGCCGCTGGCCCGGGAGCTGACGGGACGAGGCACGCAAATGGAGGCAATCGCGGATGACTATCTGATTTGTCCCGTCTTGGCAGAAGAGCTGACGCGCAATCCTCAAACCGCCCCCGGCATTCACCCGCTGACCAGTGAGCGCGAACGGCACTACCAGGAGCGAATCCGTCAGCTCGAAAAACTGGCAACGGAAGATGATTTAACGGGACTGAAAAACCGCCGCTACGTCAATCAGTTCCTTATCCAGGTTCTGGCGCTGGCCCGGCAATATCAGTTTCCCGTAACGCTGCTGCTGTTCGATATCGACAATTTCAAGCAGTACAATGACCGATTCGGCCATTCCGTCGGAGATCAGGTCCTCATTCAGGCAGGCGAACTGATTCGCCGGTGCTGCCGGGCCCACGATGTTGTCGCCCGCATCGGCGGGGATGAATTCGCCGTCGTTTTCTGGGACCTTCCGGAGCAGAAAAAAAGAACCGACAGCCCCGACGCTCGCCGCGAACGAAGACATCATTCGGCCCGGCATCCTCGTGAGCCGCTCTTTATGGCCGAGCGGTTTCGCAGAGAAATTTCGTCTTCCCGGCTTCCGATGCTCGGCCCGGAGGGACACGGACAGCTGACCATCAGCGGAGGACTGGCGTCCTATCCTGATGACGGAAAAACCGCCGACGAACTGCTCAAACGAGCGGACAAAGCCCTCCTGGAGGCCAAACGGCAGGGAAAAAATCAAATTGTTCTTATCGGCGACAAAAACGAGACTCCACCTTCGCCGGCGGAACAAAATACGGCAAAACCGCCGAAAAACCCCCAACCCTTATAGAATAGAAGCCAGCGGAACTACAGCCTCGCGAAGCATGTCAAGATTGTAAAGCCGCCCCAGCTCGAAAACAAGCAGACAGCCGTGGCTGTGCTCGGAAGCCAAAATCAGCGTATTATCGCCGATGACACCCCACCCCTCATCCTGCGGCTGATGCCCCAGAACAAACAGCTCCACCTCCAGACGCTCGGCCATCCGCCGAAGGGCCTGCGGACTCTGATGCCTGCCCCAGGTCAGCAGATAAACCGAGTTGGGCCGGCGTGTATCCTCTATGGTGTACGGACGCTCAAAAATTTCCACATCGAACGATTCCACATAAGGGTCCGCCGGAAGCGAGTGGGAAATCCAGATTTTATTCGGCGTCTTGACCGCAAGCGGCTGCGAAAGCAGATAGTGCACCATCGCCTGATGGACAAGGCTGAAATGGTCCTGATATTCCCGCTTCATCGCCTCCTGCATCGCCACGTTGACCTCCCGTCCGTTTTTCATCACGGTCCCCTGATTGACGACGGCCGTATCGTGATTGCCCAAAAGAATATGCACCTGACCCGGATACAGCAGCTTGTAGCGAATCGCATCCTGAAGCAGGCGGTAGGAAAGGCAGCCCCCGTAATCATCCTCCGGCCCGCCGTGAAGAATCTCCTGAAAAATCACATGGGTCTCGGGATGATTTTCCAGGTCCGCATAGTCAACGATTTTTTCGAAATGCCTCCGATGACCATGCAAATCCCCCGAGACAATCACGCGTCCCTTCTCCGGCAGCACAATCAGGTTGCCCTGCCGAAAGGGGTCGGTCTGGTTGGCCTCAGCCCCCTTCAGGTACAGCTGGATTGTTTGCTGCGACATGGCTTTGCTGGTTCTGCAGACGAGCTCCGAAGATTTCGCGAATCATCACATCCAGACGGGCAATAATTTCCGACATACTCGACGGACGGTCTCCCGGACGTTCCTTTACACAGTCCATCACAAGATTGGACAGCGCCACAGGAATCTTTTTGTAGATTTCGCTGGGCGACTTAAAATCGGCAGTGACCGGGACGGAAAAGCCGTATTCATTCTTTTTGGGAATCAGCGTCGGGACGTTTTTCCCCGTCAGAGCCCAGTACATCGTGGCACCCAAATTGAAAATGTCTGTTCGGTGACTCAGATGCTCCCGACGAACCTGTTCGGGGGCAATATAATCCGGCGTCCCCTGAATCCGCTTTTTTACCTCACCGATTTTGCAGCTTTGGCCTAAATCGATAATTTTGATGGCTCCTTTTTTGCTGAAGAGAATGTTGTTGGGTTTAATATCGCAGTGCACATATCCCTTCTGATGCATCGCATTCAGAGCCGTGGCAACCATTCGAAAAATCAGCAGCACATCACCCAGACTGATGCCCGGAAGCTCTTCCAGGCTCTGCCCGTCAAAATATTCCATCGAAAGCAGCAGTTCCTGGGTCCGAAGAAGTTTTCGCTTTCGAAGAATCTTATAGCATTTCCGGATATACGGATGGTCGATTTGCCGGCTGACCTTATACTCCGTCTCCATCTGCTCAAAAATCCGGAGGTCTTCAGGTGTTTCCATCACCGCCCGTTTGAGAGCCACCGTCTGGCCGCTTTCTTCATCAATCGCCAGGTAAATCAGACTGCGCGCACCGGTGCCGATTCGTTTGATTATCGTAAACCCATCGATGTCGACTTTTTCAATCGGCATTACTGTAAATCCTTTTCTCCTATGTACTTAAATCCATATATATTTGAAACAATACTCCTTCGCCCTTGT
It contains:
- a CDS encoding GGDEF domain-containing protein, whose translation is MEKRPKKILFIGSSQKALIDPEHLNEMSVCESVLGGIEQIQSMSFDTIAVLLSDIPGHPEQALRALRKGSPHSRILLLAQMLEEPLARELTGRGTQMEAIADDYLICPVLAEELTRNPQTAPGIHPLTSERERHYQERIRQLEKLATEDDLTGLKNRRYVNQFLIQVLALARQYQFPVTLLLFDIDNFKQYNDRFGHSVGDQVLIQAGELIRRCCRAHDVVARIGGDEFAVVFWDLPEQKKRTDSPDARRERRHHSARHPREPLFMAERFRREISSSRLPMLGPEGHGQLTISGGLASYPDDGKTADELLKRADKALLEAKRQGKNQIVLIGDKNETPPSPAEQNTAKPPKNPQPL
- a CDS encoding serine/threonine-protein kinase, yielding MPIEKVDIDGFTIIKRIGTGARSLIYLAIDEESGQTVALKRAVMETPEDLRIFEQMETEYKVSRQIDHPYIRKCYKILRKRKLLRTQELLLSMEYFDGQSLEELPGISLGDVLLIFRMVATALNAMHQKGYVHCDIKPNNILFSKKGAIKIIDLGQSCKIGEVKKRIQGTPDYIAPEQVRREHLSHRTDIFNLGATMYWALTGKNVPTLIPKKNEYGFSVPVTADFKSPSEIYKKIPVALSNLVMDCVKERPGDRPSSMSEIIARLDVMIREIFGARLQNQQSHVAANNPAVPEGG
- a CDS encoding metallophosphoesterase is translated as MSQQTIQLYLKGAEANQTDPFRQGNLIVLPEKGRVIVSGDLHGHRRHFEKIVDYADLENHPETHVIFQEILHGGPEDDYGGCLSYRLLQDAIRYKLLYPGQVHILLGNHDTAVVNQGTVMKNGREVNVAMQEAMKREYQDHFSLVHQAMVHYLLSQPLAVKTPNKIWISHSLPADPYVESFDVEIFERPYTIEDTRRPNSVYLLTWGRHQSPQALRRMAERLEVELFVLGHQPQDEGWGVIGDNTLILASEHSHGCLLVFELGRLYNLDMLREAVVPLASIL
- a CDS encoding sigma-70 family RNA polymerase sigma factor produces the protein MTMPEEKEHSQEQFLRLLMLNDKRIYAYILSFVPNAADADDIMQEASAVMWRKFSSFTPGMDFVAWALTIARYQILSYFKKKKSRKLCLSEALAESLEQEVTRALPEMDRRMGAMKRCIDKLAQMDRYILKLRYEKDLTLENIGAHISKSTRATYYALVRIHRNLLQCIKQTLAEEAAQ